One region of Astyanax mexicanus isolate ESR-SI-001 chromosome 15, AstMex3_surface, whole genome shotgun sequence genomic DNA includes:
- the six3b gene encoding homeobox protein SIX3b, producing the protein MVFRSPLELYSTPLLVPGFADGPALLAARARSPDARAAALPPPPALPTLSFTAEQVAGVCETLEETGDVERLGRFLWSLPVAPPGACEALDKHEAIQRARAVVAYHTGSFRELYRILESHRFTKESHGKLQAMWLEAHYQEAEKLRGRPLGPVDKYRVRKKFPLPRTIWDGEQKTHCFKERTRGLLREWYLQDPYPNPSKKRELAQATGLTPTQVGNWFKNRRQRDRAAAAKNRLQHHGLSQGGLRGLSESNPGPPEAASPSASVSSSAERADGATVLSVTDSDSDFDV; encoded by the exons ATGGTGTTCCGTTCCCCTTTGGAGCTTTACTCTACTCCCCTGCTCGTCCCGGGCTTTGCCGACGGCCCCGCGTTGCTGGCGGCCCGTGCGCGCTCCCCGGACGCGCGCGCTGCCGCCCTGCCGCCGCCGCCGGCGCTGCCTACGCTGAGCTTCACGGCCGAGCAGGTGGCGGGTGTGTGCGAGACCCTGGAGGAGACGGGCGACGTGGAGCGCCTGGGACGCTTCCTCTGGTCGCTGCCCGTGGCGCCACCGGGCGCTTGCGAGGCGCTGGACAAGCACGAGGCCATCCAGCGTGCGCGCGCCGTGGTCGCCTACCACACGGGCAGTTTCCGCGAGCTCTACCGCATCCTGGAGAGCCACCGCTTCACCAAGGAGTCGCACGGCAAACTACAGGCCATGTGGCTCGAGGCGCACTACCAGGAGGCCGAGAAGCTGCGCGGGAGGCCGCTCGGACCCGTCGACAAGTACCGCGTGCGCAAGAAGTTCCCGCTGCCGCGCACCATCTGGGACGGCGAGCAGAAAACCCACTGCTTTAAGGAGCGCACGCGCGGCCTGCTGCGGGAGTGGTACCTGCAGGACCCGTACCCCAACCCCAGCAAGAAGAGGGAGCTCGCACAGGCCACGGGGCTCACTCCCACGCAGGTGGGCAACTGGTTCAAGAACAGGAGGCAGAGGGACCGCGCGGCCGCAGccaaaaacag GCTGCAGCACCACGGCCTGTCGCAGGGTGGTCTTCGGGGTCTCTCCGAGTCTAACCCGGGTCCGCCCGAGGCTGCGAGCCCAAGCGCGAGCGTGTCGAGCAGCGCGGAGCGCGCAGACGGCGCCACCGTGCTCTCCGTTACGGACAGTGACTCGGACTTCGATGTATGA